One Gordonia mangrovi genomic region harbors:
- a CDS encoding FUSC family protein codes for MFPTLPATVRDHLRLHDPEHDALRRALRAGLVIPLAFALGLAVGGAQTPLFAAFGSFAVLVFADFPGDRRARATSYLGLGVVGTAMITVATVVSQFAWLSVTAMFVIGAVVIFVGVLSAALAAAQRSVLLTFVLPVATPAPPSAIPDRLLGWAIALACGVPAALYLLAPHHHDRLRRQAAQTCRLLADLVTGDGDPGEARATMRDLRTSFQATACRPVGLSAGSRALVRVVGELEWLTDRLTLQPSTTAASGSSPETSARVLRAAATTLDAGGADIRAAVVTLEGLVAELDSERDRAFGDFAAATDHRAATAALASHALDSAVAAVGRIVAWSGAADARPVINRLLGRGLAGHGADGRAIPAPLVSPHYTRGYVRSRSVTLQNSLRGGLGLAAAVAVTEFVSVQHGFWVVLGTLSVLRSSALTTGSSVLRAIIGTVLGFAVGAALLAVLGTGPVALWLALPVAIFLAAFVPEVVSFTAGQAAFTLTVLLLFNVIDPVGFRVGLIRIEDVVIGSAVAAVVALVLWPRNVASAMRIGDDAAVAAGTRFLLAAVRHVTHRQSLDATIGADAYAAARTFDDDVRQYLAESGGEPEGLTRILQASTRVVRTVLAAEAIGRISPDRSVPRNTAADEVLERHAIAITRWLTDGGGRRDSPSVGAELLDALDGEQAGSDLLWTAAHLNELEVLWAHQSRSGVPV; via the coding sequence GTGTTCCCGACCCTGCCGGCCACGGTGCGCGACCACCTCCGATTGCATGATCCCGAGCACGACGCGCTGCGCCGGGCCCTGCGCGCCGGATTGGTCATTCCGTTGGCATTCGCGCTCGGACTGGCTGTCGGGGGTGCACAGACACCGTTGTTTGCCGCATTCGGTTCCTTCGCCGTGTTGGTCTTCGCCGATTTCCCCGGCGACCGTCGTGCGCGAGCGACGAGTTACCTCGGTCTGGGCGTCGTCGGCACCGCGATGATCACCGTGGCAACGGTGGTCTCCCAGTTCGCGTGGCTGTCGGTCACCGCGATGTTCGTGATCGGCGCCGTGGTCATCTTTGTGGGCGTGCTCAGCGCCGCACTTGCTGCGGCACAGCGCTCGGTGCTGCTGACGTTCGTGCTGCCCGTCGCGACGCCGGCGCCGCCGAGCGCCATCCCGGACCGATTGCTGGGCTGGGCGATCGCGCTGGCGTGTGGTGTTCCCGCGGCGCTGTATCTGCTCGCACCGCATCATCACGACCGTCTGCGTCGGCAAGCCGCCCAGACGTGTCGTCTGCTCGCCGATCTGGTGACCGGTGACGGCGATCCCGGCGAGGCCAGGGCGACGATGCGCGATCTGCGCACGAGTTTCCAGGCGACCGCGTGCCGCCCGGTCGGTCTGTCTGCGGGAAGCAGGGCGCTGGTCCGCGTGGTGGGTGAACTGGAATGGCTCACCGACCGCCTGACGCTGCAACCGTCAACCACGGCGGCGAGCGGCTCATCGCCCGAGACGTCGGCGCGGGTCCTCCGCGCGGCAGCGACGACCCTCGACGCCGGCGGCGCCGACATCCGGGCGGCGGTGGTCACGCTCGAAGGCCTGGTGGCAGAACTCGACTCCGAGCGCGACCGCGCCTTCGGTGACTTCGCGGCAGCGACCGACCACCGCGCGGCAACCGCCGCACTGGCCTCGCACGCGCTGGACTCGGCCGTGGCCGCCGTCGGACGCATCGTCGCCTGGTCGGGCGCCGCCGACGCGCGGCCGGTGATCAACCGACTCCTCGGTCGTGGGCTGGCCGGCCACGGTGCCGATGGCCGCGCCATCCCGGCTCCGCTGGTGTCCCCGCACTACACGCGGGGCTACGTCCGGTCGCGGTCGGTGACCCTGCAGAACAGTCTTCGTGGCGGTCTGGGCCTGGCCGCCGCGGTCGCGGTCACCGAGTTCGTCTCGGTGCAACACGGTTTCTGGGTCGTGCTCGGCACGTTGTCGGTGCTGCGCAGTTCGGCACTCACCACCGGCTCCTCGGTGCTGCGGGCCATCATCGGTACCGTTCTCGGATTCGCGGTCGGCGCCGCATTGCTCGCGGTGCTGGGCACGGGTCCGGTGGCGTTGTGGCTCGCATTGCCGGTGGCGATCTTCCTGGCCGCCTTCGTCCCGGAGGTGGTGTCGTTCACCGCGGGGCAGGCCGCCTTCACACTGACGGTCCTGCTGCTGTTCAACGTGATCGACCCGGTGGGTTTCCGTGTCGGGTTGATCCGGATCGAGGATGTGGTCATCGGTTCGGCGGTGGCCGCGGTTGTCGCCCTGGTGCTGTGGCCGCGCAATGTCGCCTCCGCGATGCGAATCGGCGACGATGCCGCAGTCGCCGCCGGGACTCGGTTCCTGCTGGCCGCGGTTCGTCATGTCACTCACCGGCAGTCACTCGACGCGACGATCGGCGCCGACGCCTACGCCGCGGCACGGACATTCGACGACGACGTCCGCCAGTATCTCGCCGAGAGCGGTGGCGAGCCCGAGGGCCTCACGCGGATACTGCAGGCCTCGACGCGGGTGGTGCGGACGGTGCTGGCTGCCGAGGCAATCGGGCGGATCTCTCCCGATCGGTCCGTCCCCCGCAACACCGCCGCCGACGAGGTACTCGAACGACACGCGATTGCGATCACCCGATGGCTCACCGACGGCGGCGGGCGCCGCGACTCGCCCTCCGTCGGCGCCGAACTGCTCGATGCGCTCGATGGTGAGCAAGCCGGCTCCGATCTGCTGTGGACCGCGGCACATCTCAACGAGTTGGAGGTGCTGTGGGCCCACCAGTCACGCTCCGGCGTACCGGTGTGA
- a CDS encoding TIGR02611 family protein has translation MRVWARQRRYVIRRNPTLNLGYRVAIGVVGALVLAGGIVAIPYPGPGWLIVFIGLGILASEFAWAHRLLTFARGKYDAWMVWMGRQHWSVQGVFWLGTAAVVVATLWLLGVIGMVAGWFNIHADWLASPILS, from the coding sequence ATGCGAGTGTGGGCGCGCCAACGCCGATATGTGATCCGTCGGAATCCGACGTTGAACCTCGGCTACCGGGTGGCCATCGGGGTCGTGGGCGCCCTGGTGCTCGCCGGCGGCATCGTCGCCATCCCGTACCCGGGCCCGGGATGGCTGATCGTCTTCATCGGGCTGGGCATCCTCGCCTCGGAGTTCGCGTGGGCGCACCGGCTGCTCACCTTCGCTCGCGGCAAATACGACGCCTGGATGGTGTGGATGGGCCGGCAGCATTGGTCGGTCCAGGGCGTTTTCTGGCTGGGCACGGCCGCTGTGGTGGTGGCGACATTGTGGTTGCTCGGTGTCATCGGCATGGTGGCCGGGTGGTTCAACATCCACGCCGACTGGCTGGCCAGCCCGATCTTGTCCTGA
- the thrS gene encoding threonine--tRNA ligase, whose translation MPDDLQVTAPATIRVPAGTTAGTALRDHDLPNKGPEAVVVVRDAGGQLRDLSWTPDLDTEVEPVAANTEPGRSVIRHSTAHVLAQAVQELFPDAKLGIGPPIKDGFYYDFDVAEPFTPEDLAALEKKMKQIIKSGQRFSRRVYPSKDAARIELAAEPYKLELIDDKGAAADSEVMEVGGAELTAYDNLNPRTGEVIWCDLCRGPHVPTTKYISAFKLTRSSAAYWRGDQDNADLQRIYGTAWESTEALDHHLDLLAEAERRDHRRLGAELDLFSFPDELGSGLPVFHPRGGIIRKEMEDFSRARHVAAGYEFVNTPHLSKGHLFEVSKHLDWYADGMFPAMHLDAEYNDDGTIRKPGQDYYVKPMNCPMHNLIYRSRGRSYRELPLRLFEFGSVYRYEKSGVVHGLTRARGFTQDDAHIYCTQEQVIDELTSTLQFVLQLLSDYGLDDFYLELSTKDPKKFVGTDEVWAQATETLRKVGEASGLELVPDPGGAAFYGPKISVQAKDALGRTWQMSTLQLDFFEPELFELEYTAPDGTKKRPVMVHRALFGSIERFFGVLTEHYAGAFPAWLAPVQVVGIPVAEAFADHLQGVVSRLKSAGIRAEVDYSDDRMQKKIRTHTKAKVPFMLLAGERDVTADAVSFRFRDGSQVNGVSVDAAVSLIADWVHQRRNDSPSEDAIGTTDRAGTADG comes from the coding sequence GTGCCCGACGATCTGCAGGTGACCGCCCCCGCCACCATCCGTGTGCCGGCCGGGACCACCGCGGGCACGGCGTTGCGCGACCACGACCTGCCCAACAAGGGACCCGAGGCCGTCGTCGTGGTCCGTGATGCCGGTGGTCAGCTGCGGGATCTGTCCTGGACGCCCGACCTCGACACCGAGGTCGAGCCGGTTGCGGCCAACACCGAGCCCGGCCGCAGCGTCATCCGGCATTCGACTGCGCACGTGCTGGCGCAGGCCGTGCAGGAGCTGTTCCCGGACGCCAAGCTCGGCATCGGTCCGCCCATCAAGGATGGCTTCTACTACGACTTCGACGTCGCCGAGCCGTTCACCCCGGAGGACCTCGCCGCCCTCGAGAAGAAGATGAAGCAGATCATCAAATCGGGGCAGCGCTTCTCGCGGCGGGTCTACCCGTCCAAGGATGCTGCGCGGATCGAACTGGCAGCCGAGCCCTACAAGCTCGAGCTGATCGACGACAAGGGCGCCGCGGCCGACAGCGAGGTGATGGAGGTCGGTGGTGCCGAGCTCACGGCCTACGACAACCTCAATCCTCGTACCGGCGAGGTGATCTGGTGCGACCTGTGTCGTGGCCCGCATGTGCCGACCACGAAGTACATCAGTGCATTCAAGCTCACGCGTTCGTCGGCCGCCTACTGGCGTGGAGATCAGGACAACGCCGACCTGCAGCGCATCTACGGGACGGCCTGGGAGTCGACCGAAGCCCTCGACCACCACCTGGATCTGCTCGCCGAGGCCGAACGCCGTGATCACCGTCGCCTCGGCGCCGAGCTCGATCTGTTCAGCTTCCCCGACGAACTCGGATCGGGTCTGCCCGTCTTCCACCCCCGCGGCGGCATCATCCGCAAGGAGATGGAGGACTTCTCGCGCGCCCGGCACGTGGCGGCCGGCTATGAGTTCGTCAATACGCCGCATCTGTCGAAGGGACACCTGTTCGAGGTCTCCAAACACCTCGACTGGTATGCCGATGGCATGTTCCCGGCGATGCATCTCGACGCCGAGTACAACGACGACGGAACGATTCGCAAGCCCGGCCAGGACTACTACGTCAAGCCGATGAACTGCCCGATGCACAATCTGATCTATCGCTCGCGCGGTCGCTCCTACCGCGAACTGCCGTTGCGGCTTTTCGAGTTCGGGTCGGTCTACCGCTATGAGAAGTCCGGTGTGGTGCACGGCCTTACCCGGGCCCGCGGCTTCACACAGGACGATGCGCACATCTACTGCACGCAGGAACAGGTCATCGACGAGCTGACCAGCACCCTGCAGTTCGTATTGCAGCTGCTCTCCGACTACGGACTCGACGACTTCTACCTCGAGCTGTCCACCAAGGACCCGAAGAAGTTCGTGGGCACCGACGAGGTGTGGGCACAGGCCACCGAGACGTTGCGCAAGGTGGGCGAGGCGTCGGGCCTCGAGCTGGTCCCGGACCCCGGAGGCGCCGCGTTCTACGGGCCCAAGATCTCCGTGCAGGCCAAGGACGCCCTCGGCCGTACCTGGCAGATGTCCACGTTGCAGCTCGACTTCTTCGAGCCGGAACTGTTCGAACTCGAGTACACGGCCCCGGACGGTACGAAGAAGCGACCGGTGATGGTGCATCGGGCTCTCTTCGGATCGATCGAACGATTCTTCGGCGTCCTCACCGAGCACTATGCCGGGGCGTTCCCCGCCTGGCTGGCTCCGGTTCAAGTGGTCGGCATCCCGGTCGCCGAGGCCTTCGCCGATCATCTGCAGGGCGTGGTGTCGCGGCTCAAGTCCGCCGGCATCCGCGCGGAGGTCGACTACTCCGACGACCGGATGCAGAAGAAGATCCGCACCCACACCAAGGCCAAGGTGCCGTTCATGCTGCTGGCCGGTGAACGCGACGTCACCGCCGATGCGGTGAGCTTCCGGTTCCGGGACGGATCGCAGGTCAACGGGGTTTCGGTGGACGCCGCCGTATCCCTCATCGCCGATTGGGTGCACCAGCGGCGCAACGATTCCCCGTCCGAGGACGCCATCGGTACCACGGACCGGGCGGGCACCGCCGATGGCTGA
- a CDS encoding HIT family protein: MADDDRTIRDCGTGDPDRLQRLWSPHRMTYITADPPPSEKATDAGSEASGSTASSHPFLDIPMMSDEEGLIVARGKTVYAVLNLYPYNPGHTMIVPYRQVADLEALTADESAELMAFTQRMLTTIKSVSNPNAFNVGLNLGYAAGGSLAEHLHQHIVPRWIGDANFITVVGETKVMPQLLRDTRSLLAAAWHEQS; the protein is encoded by the coding sequence ATGGCTGACGACGATCGCACGATCCGCGACTGCGGCACCGGTGATCCCGATCGCCTGCAGCGGTTGTGGAGTCCTCATCGGATGACCTACATCACCGCGGACCCACCGCCGTCGGAGAAGGCGACCGACGCCGGGAGCGAAGCGAGCGGGTCGACGGCCAGCAGTCATCCGTTCCTCGACATCCCGATGATGTCGGACGAGGAAGGCCTGATCGTCGCGCGTGGGAAGACCGTGTACGCGGTGCTCAACCTGTACCCGTACAACCCGGGTCACACGATGATCGTCCCGTACCGGCAGGTCGCCGACCTCGAGGCACTGACCGCCGACGAATCTGCCGAACTGATGGCGTTCACCCAGCGGATGCTGACGACGATCAAGTCGGTCTCCAACCCCAACGCGTTCAACGTGGGACTCAACCTCGGGTACGCGGCAGGCGGCTCGCTCGCCGAACATCTGCATCAGCACATCGTGCCCCGCTGGATCGGCGACGCGAACTTCATCACGGTTGTCGGCGAGACGAAAGTCATGCCACAGTTGCTGCGCGACACCCGTTCGCTGCTCGCCGCGGCGTGGCACGAACAGTCGTGA
- the pgsA gene encoding phosphatidylinositol phosphate synthase, whose amino-acid sequence MLSIRGRASVSKVTLPLGRALLRTGLTPDIMTLIGTTATIAAALTLFPMGHLFIGALVIWLFVMFDMLDGAMARARGGGTRFGAVLDATCDRIADGAIFAGLAWWCAITEPHRLLLVATLIALVTSQVISYAKARAEASGLNGDGGWIERPDRLIIVLVGAGFTGLGIGWAIHVAMWVLAVLSVITVGQRMWSIHSSPGARDLIPLAAQESDDAEDSDEEPPTDTQRQAGAH is encoded by the coding sequence ATGCTGAGCATCCGAGGCCGGGCCTCGGTGTCGAAGGTCACCCTGCCGCTGGGCCGGGCCCTCCTGCGCACCGGTCTGACCCCCGACATCATGACCCTGATCGGCACCACGGCCACCATCGCCGCGGCCCTGACCTTGTTCCCGATGGGCCACCTGTTCATCGGCGCGCTGGTCATCTGGCTGTTCGTCATGTTCGACATGCTCGACGGCGCGATGGCCCGCGCCCGAGGGGGCGGCACCCGTTTCGGGGCGGTCCTCGACGCCACCTGCGACCGGATCGCCGACGGCGCGATCTTCGCCGGTCTCGCCTGGTGGTGCGCCATCACCGAACCCCACCGGTTGCTGCTGGTCGCCACACTGATAGCCCTGGTCACCTCCCAGGTCATCTCGTATGCAAAGGCTCGCGCGGAGGCCAGCGGCCTCAACGGTGACGGCGGATGGATCGAGCGGCCCGATCGGCTCATCATCGTGCTCGTGGGCGCCGGCTTCACCGGTCTGGGCATCGGGTGGGCCATTCACGTCGCGATGTGGGTGCTCGCCGTGTTGTCGGTGATCACGGTGGGCCAGCGGATGTGGTCGATCCACTCGTCGCCGGGTGCGCGCGACCTGATTCCGCTGGCGGCACAAGAATCCGACGACGCCGAGGACTCCGACGAAGAACCGCCGACCGACACACAGCGTCAGGCGGGGGCACACTGA
- a CDS encoding phosphatidylinositol mannoside acyltransferase, whose amino-acid sequence MGDGHNASTSLTARLSDLGYAAGWAAVRYAPEAVARSAFDGAAGLVGRRRGGPDQLRRNLSRVLGVAPADVPDDLVAAAVRSYARYWCEAFRLPAQDLADTAATVTVPAADRAHLDAALARGKGVILALPHTGNWDMAGVWLVQNYGRFATVAERLEPESLFTRFVGYRESLGFEIFPLSGGEQPPFGLLAERLRDNGIICLLGERDLARHGVPVSFFGEKTRMPAGSARLAIETGAALLPVHHWFTEPPTSRIFCGAPIDVSGGVEAATQALADVFAHNIAAHPQDWHMLQPLWEADWSVARRARIEVGDDGTTGPGREESPR is encoded by the coding sequence ATGGGCGACGGCCACAACGCTTCGACGTCGCTGACCGCACGGCTGTCGGATCTGGGATACGCAGCCGGGTGGGCAGCCGTCCGATATGCGCCCGAGGCAGTGGCGCGCAGCGCCTTCGACGGTGCGGCCGGACTCGTCGGCCGCCGACGCGGCGGCCCGGACCAACTGCGGCGCAACCTCTCCCGGGTTCTGGGAGTGGCCCCGGCCGATGTACCGGACGACCTGGTGGCCGCGGCGGTGCGTTCCTACGCCCGATACTGGTGTGAAGCGTTCCGACTACCGGCACAGGACTTGGCCGACACCGCGGCGACGGTCACCGTCCCGGCAGCGGACCGCGCACATCTGGACGCGGCCCTCGCGCGGGGCAAAGGTGTGATCCTGGCGCTGCCGCACACCGGTAACTGGGATATGGCCGGGGTGTGGCTGGTGCAGAACTACGGCCGGTTCGCCACCGTCGCCGAACGTCTGGAACCCGAGTCGCTGTTCACCCGATTCGTCGGATATCGGGAATCGTTGGGCTTCGAGATCTTTCCCCTCAGCGGCGGAGAACAGCCGCCGTTCGGCCTACTCGCAGAACGGTTGCGGGACAACGGCATCATCTGTCTGCTCGGCGAGCGCGACCTGGCACGCCACGGAGTGCCGGTCAGCTTCTTCGGGGAGAAGACCAGGATGCCGGCCGGGTCGGCACGGCTGGCCATCGAGACCGGCGCCGCCCTGCTGCCGGTGCACCACTGGTTCACCGAGCCGCCCACGTCCCGGATCTTCTGTGGCGCCCCGATCGATGTCTCCGGCGGCGTCGAGGCGGCCACCCAGGCGCTGGCGGATGTGTTCGCCCACAACATCGCCGCCCACCCGCAGGATTGGCACATGCTGCAGCCGCTGTGGGAAGCGGACTGGTCGGTGGCCCGGCGGGCGCGTATCGAGGTCGGCGACGACGGGACCACCGGACCCGGGCGCGAGGAGTCGCCGCGATGA
- a CDS encoding glycosyltransferase family 4 protein, which produces MRIGMICPYSFDVPGGVQAHVVELAQVFIERGHEVSVLAPSAPQTRLPDYVVSAGPALAIPYNGSVSRVNFSPTGYLRLRAWIDENSFDVLHVHEPNAPSISMLSLMVASGPIVTTFHTSTTRSMWLSVFQGILRPYHERIAGKIAVSELARRWQMESLGSDAVEIPNGIDAAFFADAEPLDGYPWPGRTVLFLGRYDEPRKGIDILMRALPAVVAQFPDIRVLIVGGGNERALRRRAGSLADRLVFLGQVDDDTKARALRSADVYCAPNLGGESFGIVLVEAMAAGAAVLASDLNAFRRVLDDGRAGRLVPTGSADELGSALIDMLADDKARAELVAAGRRRADRYDWSRVADQILRVYETVTVGAGAVVVAE; this is translated from the coding sequence ATGAGGATCGGCATGATCTGCCCGTACTCATTCGACGTCCCCGGCGGGGTGCAGGCCCACGTCGTCGAACTCGCGCAGGTGTTCATCGAACGTGGCCACGAGGTCAGCGTGCTCGCCCCGTCGGCGCCGCAGACCCGCCTTCCCGACTATGTCGTGTCGGCCGGACCGGCTCTCGCGATCCCGTACAACGGGTCGGTGTCGCGGGTGAATTTCAGCCCGACCGGGTACCTGCGACTGCGGGCCTGGATCGATGAGAACTCCTTCGACGTGCTGCACGTCCACGAACCGAATGCACCGAGCATCTCGATGCTCTCGTTGATGGTTGCGTCCGGTCCGATAGTGACCACCTTCCACACCTCCACCACCCGGTCGATGTGGTTGTCGGTGTTCCAGGGCATTCTGCGGCCCTATCACGAACGCATCGCCGGCAAGATCGCCGTCTCCGAACTGGCCCGGCGCTGGCAGATGGAATCACTCGGTTCCGACGCGGTGGAGATTCCGAACGGCATCGACGCCGCCTTCTTCGCCGACGCCGAACCCCTCGACGGCTATCCGTGGCCGGGCCGCACCGTCCTGTTCCTGGGCCGCTATGACGAGCCGCGCAAGGGCATCGACATCCTGATGCGAGCGCTGCCGGCTGTCGTCGCGCAATTCCCGGACATCCGGGTGCTCATCGTCGGCGGCGGCAACGAGCGAGCGCTGCGCCGTCGCGCCGGTTCACTCGCGGACCGGTTGGTCTTCCTCGGGCAGGTCGATGACGACACCAAGGCCCGGGCCCTGCGGTCGGCGGATGTGTACTGTGCGCCCAACCTGGGTGGGGAGAGCTTCGGGATCGTGCTGGTCGAGGCGATGGCCGCCGGTGCCGCGGTACTTGCCAGCGATCTGAACGCCTTCCGGCGCGTCCTCGACGACGGCCGGGCCGGACGCCTCGTCCCCACTGGTTCGGCCGACGAACTCGGCTCCGCGCTGATCGACATGCTCGCCGATGATAAGGCCCGCGCCGAACTGGTCGCGGCCGGCCGCCGCCGTGCCGATCGCTACGACTGGTCGCGGGTGGCCGATCAGATCCTGCGGGTGTACGAGACGGTGACCGTGGGGGCCGGGGCCGTCGTGGTGGCCGAATAG
- a CDS encoding LemA family protein has product MIISGWTVALIAVIVLLVVLAAGWAFQTANRLDRLNVRVDLARQALDAALARRAVVARSIAAGMIAGYDEEARAVGQDLAAAADLAEHAAPASREQAENAVSTLLAQLDAGSRPPGLVVELADAETRIMMARRFYNDAVRDTRNLAERRLVVWLHLGGTAELPEFFEIVERVTPPSTS; this is encoded by the coding sequence ATGATCATCTCGGGGTGGACCGTCGCGCTGATCGCGGTGATCGTCCTGCTCGTCGTCCTCGCGGCCGGCTGGGCCTTCCAGACCGCGAATCGGCTCGACCGGCTCAACGTGCGGGTCGATCTGGCCCGCCAGGCCCTCGACGCCGCGCTGGCCCGACGTGCGGTCGTGGCGCGCTCCATCGCCGCCGGCATGATCGCCGGCTACGACGAGGAGGCGCGGGCGGTGGGCCAGGATCTGGCCGCCGCCGCAGATCTGGCCGAGCACGCCGCACCGGCGTCTCGAGAGCAGGCCGAGAACGCGGTCTCCACGTTGCTCGCGCAACTCGACGCCGGATCGCGTCCACCGGGACTCGTCGTCGAACTCGCCGATGCCGAGACGCGCATCATGATGGCGCGCCGGTTCTACAACGACGCCGTCCGCGACACCCGCAATCTCGCCGAGCGCCGGTTGGTGGTGTGGCTGCATCTGGGCGGGACCGCCGAACTCCCGGAATTCTTCGAGATCGTCGAACGGGTCACCCCGCCGAGCACTTCCTGA
- the pdxS gene encoding pyridoxal 5'-phosphate synthase lyase subunit PdxS, which translates to MSQFQSGNTPGPDAPNTVNGHGGHDPAPTVGQGTARVKRGMAEMLKGGVIMDVVTPDQAKIAEDAGAVAVMALERVPADIRAQGGVSRMSDPDMIDGIISAVSIPVMAKARIGHFVEAQVLQSLGVDYVDESEVLTPADYANHIDKWAFTVPFVCGATNLGEALRRITEGAAMIRSKGEAGTGDVSNATTHMRKIRDEIRRLTSLPTDELYVAAKELQAPYDLVAEVAQAGKLPVTLFTAGGIATPADAAMMMQLGAEGVFVGSGIFKSGNPAQRAAAIVQATTFHDDPDVLAKVSRGLGEAMVGINVDDIPQPHRLAERGW; encoded by the coding sequence GTGAGTCAATTCCAGTCAGGGAACACTCCCGGACCGGACGCCCCGAACACCGTCAACGGCCACGGCGGGCACGACCCGGCGCCGACCGTCGGGCAGGGTACCGCCCGGGTGAAGCGCGGCATGGCCGAGATGCTCAAGGGTGGCGTCATCATGGACGTGGTCACCCCGGACCAGGCCAAGATCGCCGAGGATGCCGGCGCGGTGGCGGTGATGGCGCTCGAGCGTGTGCCGGCCGATATCCGCGCGCAGGGCGGTGTCTCGCGGATGAGCGATCCCGACATGATCGACGGGATCATCTCGGCGGTGTCGATCCCGGTGATGGCCAAGGCCCGGATCGGGCACTTCGTCGAGGCGCAGGTGTTGCAGAGCCTCGGCGTGGACTACGTCGACGAGTCCGAGGTGCTGACTCCGGCCGACTACGCCAACCACATCGACAAGTGGGCGTTCACCGTGCCGTTCGTGTGCGGCGCCACCAACCTCGGTGAGGCGCTGCGCCGGATCACCGAGGGGGCGGCGATGATCCGCTCCAAGGGCGAGGCCGGCACCGGTGACGTCTCGAACGCGACCACGCACATGCGCAAGATCCGCGACGAGATCCGCCGACTGACCTCGCTGCCGACCGACGAACTGTATGTGGCGGCCAAAGAACTGCAGGCACCCTATGACCTGGTGGCCGAGGTCGCGCAGGCCGGCAAGCTGCCGGTCACACTGTTCACCGCCGGTGGTATCGCCACCCCGGCCGATGCGGCGATGATGATGCAGCTCGGTGCCGAAGGTGTGTTCGTCGGGTCGGGCATCTTCAAGTCCGGCAACCCGGCTCAGCGGGCGGCGGCGATCGTACAGGCCACCACCTTCCACGACGATCCCGACGTGCTGGCCAAGGTGTCGCGCGGACTCGGTGAGGCGATGGTCGGCATCAACGTCGATGACATTCCGCAGCCGCACCGCCTCGCCGAACGAGGTTGGTAG
- a CDS encoding PP2C family protein-serine/threonine phosphatase, with translation MDAATIVRDESRFGTDTLAGLQLEWAAVCNVGRVREANEDAALVAPGKYLLADGMGGHDSGEVASETALLALADVHSLHDQTQTQLELIESLTQAQDRIGEIATETERRAGTTATGAVLVTHQGTPHWLVLNIGDSRTYRLQGGVLTQLTVDHSQVQEFVDAGFLTPEQARVDPRRNVITRALGAGMVEPEADFFSMPALPGDTILVCSDGLTGELPDEEIADILADANGAEKAAEALVAAALALGAHDNVTVVVVTVRAASADDSTEPSDPEN, from the coding sequence ATGGACGCGGCGACCATCGTGCGGGACGAGTCCCGCTTCGGCACCGACACCCTGGCCGGCCTACAACTCGAGTGGGCCGCGGTGTGCAACGTGGGTCGGGTCCGTGAGGCCAACGAGGACGCCGCGCTCGTCGCACCGGGAAAGTACCTGCTCGCCGATGGGATGGGTGGCCATGACAGCGGTGAGGTCGCCAGCGAGACGGCACTGCTCGCGCTGGCCGACGTCCACAGTCTGCACGATCAGACGCAGACCCAACTCGAGCTGATCGAATCCCTCACCCAGGCGCAGGATCGCATCGGTGAGATCGCGACCGAGACCGAGCGTCGCGCCGGAACCACGGCCACCGGTGCGGTGCTCGTGACACACCAGGGCACACCGCACTGGCTGGTCCTGAACATCGGCGATTCACGGACCTACCGGTTGCAGGGTGGGGTGCTGACCCAACTCACCGTGGACCACTCGCAGGTGCAGGAGTTCGTGGACGCCGGTTTCCTGACCCCGGAACAGGCTCGGGTCGATCCTCGCCGCAACGTGATCACACGCGCGCTCGGTGCGGGCATGGTGGAGCCCGAAGCCGACTTCTTCTCGATGCCGGCGTTGCCCGGCGACACGATCCTGGTGTGTTCGGACGGTCTGACCGGCGAGTTGCCCGACGAGGAGATCGCCGACATCCTGGCCGATGCGAACGGAGCCGAGAAGGCCGCGGAGGCATTGGTGGCCGCCGCTCTGGCACTCGGTGCGCACGACAACGTCACCGTGGTGGTCGTGACGGTCCGTGCCGCGTCGGCCGATGACAGCACAGAACCGTCCGATCCCGAAAATTGA